One segment of Mycolicibacterium sp. YH-1 DNA contains the following:
- the murJ gene encoding murein biosynthesis integral membrane protein MurJ: MSTPRRPVPAPPRQRIPRGPAPRRRAGQIAAQPVRKELSDAAVVSRSWGMAFATLISRITGFIRIVLLAAILGAALSSAFSVANQLPNLIAALVLEATFTAIFVPVLARAERDDPDGGTAFVRRLVTLATALLLFATVLSVALAPVLVRLMLGDDPLVNRSLTTAFAYLLLPQVIFYGLSSVFMAILNTRNVFGPPAWAPVVNNVVAIATLGLYVLVPGELSLDPVEMGNAKLLVLGIGTTLGVFAQTAVLLVAIRRERVSLRPLWGVDERLKQFGTMAAAMVLYVLISQVGLIVGNQIASSSAASGPAIYNYTWLVLMLPFGMIGVTVLTVVMPRLSRNAAADDIPAVLADLSLATRLTMVTLIPIVAFMTVGGPAIGTALFAYGNFGEVDAGYLGMAISLSAFTLIPYSMVLLQLRVFYARQQPWTPIALIVVITAVKVLGSLAAPHLTDDPDLVAGYLGLANGLGFLAGAIVGHFVLRANLKPPGGRMIGLPVIRTILVTIAASLGAGLIAHIADQLLGLEKLTAQGGGAGSMLRLLILGVIMLPIIAAVLHLAKVPEAQSVLALVRRRLGRGVEPAPVALAPAGPPVPPHSGPPVTYPEPRNPHPLPPRQNWPAPRGGPPADVAGGRLREGGPPVTDDSTGGSTPAPDGGATTRIPRPAADDFEPDVSTGAAFGASGRPPADYGGDPTREALSFGMLNEPPIEAATDDEVHLIPGATIAGGRYRLLVFHGGPPHLQFWHALDTALDRQVALTFVDPDAELPDDELQGILTATMKLSNLEMPGVARVLDVARTGSGGLVVAEWIRGGSLAEVAETAPSAIGGARAIQSLAAAAEAAHRAGVSLSIDHPGRVRVSIDGDVALAFPASLPDASPENDIRGIGAALYALLVNRWPLPESGVRSNLAPADVDAAGMPVEPRVVDRDIPFQISAAAARATQENGGIRTAGTLLNLLQQATAVADRTELITPVDDPGPEGSRTDPRDVDDPASGIRRRKALIIGISVGAVILIVALAALAIGLRGLFGDVGGPLDRQELGLNAPSSESNTTADTGIVKPVRAVVFSPGGEADNPAQAAQAIDGNPATAWTTDTYSDSDPFPSFKNGVGLMLQLPQPTTLASVSITLNSTGTSIQIRSSDTATPSSLDDTTALSSPTPMKTGSNTITIDGASPTTYVLVWITKLGTVDGRSESALSDITLKATS, encoded by the coding sequence GTGAGCACGCCGAGGCGACCGGTGCCCGCGCCACCGCGCCAACGGATTCCGCGCGGTCCCGCGCCACGACGCCGCGCCGGTCAGATCGCGGCACAGCCCGTCCGCAAGGAGCTATCCGACGCCGCGGTGGTATCGCGGTCATGGGGCATGGCGTTCGCGACACTGATTAGCCGAATCACCGGATTCATCCGGATCGTGCTGTTGGCCGCAATCCTCGGCGCGGCCCTGTCCAGTGCCTTCTCTGTCGCCAACCAGCTGCCGAACCTCATCGCCGCCCTCGTGCTGGAGGCGACGTTCACGGCGATCTTCGTACCGGTGCTGGCCCGTGCCGAACGCGACGACCCCGACGGCGGAACCGCATTCGTGCGCAGGCTCGTCACGCTGGCCACCGCGCTGCTGCTGTTCGCGACCGTGCTGTCGGTGGCCCTGGCACCGGTGCTGGTCAGGCTCATGCTCGGCGACGACCCGCTGGTGAACCGCTCGCTCACCACGGCGTTCGCGTATCTCCTTCTGCCCCAGGTGATCTTCTACGGGCTCTCGTCGGTGTTCATGGCGATCCTGAACACCCGCAACGTGTTCGGCCCTCCCGCATGGGCGCCCGTGGTCAACAACGTGGTCGCCATCGCGACACTGGGGTTGTATGTGCTGGTGCCCGGCGAACTCTCGCTGGATCCGGTGGAGATGGGCAACGCCAAGCTGCTGGTGCTCGGCATCGGCACCACGCTCGGCGTGTTCGCGCAGACCGCGGTGCTGCTGGTCGCGATCCGGCGGGAACGAGTCAGCCTGCGCCCGTTGTGGGGCGTCGACGAGCGGCTCAAACAGTTCGGCACGATGGCCGCGGCGATGGTTCTCTACGTCCTGATCAGCCAGGTGGGCCTGATCGTCGGCAACCAGATCGCCAGTAGCTCCGCGGCTTCCGGGCCGGCGATCTACAACTACACCTGGCTCGTCCTGATGCTGCCGTTCGGCATGATCGGCGTGACGGTGCTGACGGTCGTCATGCCGCGGCTATCGCGCAACGCCGCCGCCGACGACATCCCCGCCGTGCTGGCCGACCTGTCCCTGGCGACCCGACTGACGATGGTGACCCTGATCCCGATCGTCGCGTTCATGACGGTGGGCGGCCCGGCGATCGGCACCGCACTGTTCGCCTACGGCAACTTCGGCGAGGTCGACGCCGGCTACCTCGGCATGGCGATCTCGTTGTCGGCGTTCACGTTAATCCCGTACTCGATGGTGCTCCTGCAGTTGCGGGTGTTCTACGCCCGGCAGCAGCCGTGGACGCCGATCGCGCTGATCGTCGTCATCACGGCGGTCAAGGTGCTCGGCTCGCTGGCGGCGCCGCACCTCACCGACGACCCCGATCTGGTCGCCGGTTACCTCGGCCTCGCCAACGGACTGGGCTTTTTGGCGGGCGCGATCGTCGGGCACTTCGTCCTGCGCGCCAACCTCAAACCGCCCGGCGGCCGGATGATCGGCCTGCCGGTGATCCGGACGATCCTGGTGACCATCGCGGCATCGCTGGGTGCCGGACTCATCGCCCACATCGCCGATCAGTTGCTGGGGCTGGAGAAACTGACCGCCCAGGGTGGCGGTGCCGGGTCAATGCTGCGGCTGCTGATCCTCGGCGTCATCATGCTGCCGATCATCGCCGCAGTGCTGCACCTCGCAAAGGTCCCCGAGGCGCAGTCGGTGCTGGCACTGGTCCGCCGTCGGCTGGGACGGGGTGTCGAGCCCGCACCCGTCGCGCTGGCGCCCGCCGGACCGCCCGTCCCACCGCATTCGGGCCCCCCGGTCACGTACCCTGAGCCCAGGAATCCGCACCCATTACCGCCGCGTCAAAATTGGCCGGCGCCACGGGGCGGACCTCCGGCAGACGTAGCCGGAGGCAGGCTGCGGGAGGGAGGTCCACCAGTGACTGACGACTCCACGGGCGGCTCGACGCCCGCGCCCGACGGCGGCGCCACGACTCGGATTCCGCGTCCCGCGGCCGACGACTTCGAACCCGACGTCTCAACCGGGGCGGCCTTCGGAGCATCGGGCCGACCGCCAGCCGATTACGGCGGCGATCCCACCCGCGAGGCGTTGTCCTTCGGGATGCTCAACGAGCCCCCCATTGAGGCCGCCACCGACGACGAGGTGCACCTCATTCCCGGTGCCACCATCGCCGGTGGTCGCTACCGCCTTCTCGTCTTCCACGGCGGCCCGCCGCACCTTCAGTTCTGGCACGCCCTGGACACGGCGTTGGATCGGCAGGTCGCGCTGACGTTCGTCGATCCCGACGCCGAGCTGCCCGATGACGAGCTCCAGGGCATCCTGACCGCGACGATGAAGCTGAGCAACCTCGAGATGCCCGGCGTCGCCCGGGTGCTCGACGTGGCACGAACCGGCTCGGGCGGTCTGGTCGTGGCGGAGTGGATCCGCGGCGGATCACTGGCAGAGGTCGCCGAGACGGCGCCGTCGGCTATCGGCGGCGCCCGCGCCATCCAGTCCTTGGCCGCCGCCGCCGAGGCGGCACATCGTGCGGGCGTCTCGCTGTCCATCGATCATCCCGGCCGGGTCCGGGTGAGCATCGACGGTGACGTGGCGCTGGCCTTCCCCGCGAGCCTGCCCGATGCGTCACCCGAGAACGACATCCGCGGCATCGGCGCAGCCCTGTACGCGCTGCTGGTCAACCGGTGGCCGCTCCCCGAATCCGGCGTGCGCAGCAACCTGGCTCCCGCCGATGTCGACGCGGCGGGCATGCCCGTCGAGCCGCGCGTCGTGGACCGCGACATCCCGTTCCAGATCTCGGCCGCCGCAGCACGGGCCACCCAGGAGAATGGCGGCATTCGGACCGCGGGCACCCTGCTCAATCTGCTGCAGCAGGCGACGGCCGTCGCCGACAGGACCGAACTCATCACTCCCGTCGACGACCCCGGCCCCGAGGGTTCACGGACGGACCCCAGAGATGTGGATGACCCCGCGTCGGGGATTCGCCGCCGCAAGGCCCTGATAATCGGGATCAGCGTGGGCGCCGTGATCCTGATTGTCGCCCTCGCCGCGCTCGCGATAGGCCTGCGCGGGTTATTCGGCGACGTCGGCGGACCGCTGGACCGTCAGGAGCTCGGACTCAACGCTCCCAGCTCCGAGTCCAACACCACCGCGGACACCGGTATCGTGAAACCCGTTCGCGCGGTGGTGTTCTCGCCTGGCGGTGAGGCAGACAACCCCGCGCAGGCGGCTCAGGCCATCGACGGGAACCCGGCAACGGCGTGGACGACGGACACCTACAGTGATTCCGACCCGTTCCCGTCCTTCAAGAATGGCGTGGGGCTCATGCTGCAGCTGCCCCAGCCGACCACGCTGGCCTCGGTGTCGATAACCCTCAACAGCACGGGCACGTCGATCCAGATCCGCTCATCCGATACCGCCACCCCGTCGTCGTTGGACGACACCACGGCGTTGTCGTCGCCGACCCCGATGAAGACGGGGTCGAACACCATCACCATCGATGGTGCGAGCCCGACAACCTATGTGCTGGTGTGGATCACCAAGCTGGGGACGGTGGACGGCCGAAGCGAGAGCGCGCTGTCCGACATCACCCTCAAAGCCACGTCCTGA
- a CDS encoding NUDIX hydrolase, translated as MSEGEQAKPRRRRGRRRGRRSAGPPEAGGKSGAKPTTQPMTHPADADASAPVETPRPAPSTNSHKPGPTRRPADRLRTVHETSAGGLVIDGIDGPKDRQVAALIGRLDRRGRMLWSLPKGHIELGETAEQTAIREVAEETGIEGSVLAALGSIDYWFVTEGRRVHKTVHHYLMRFLGGELCDDDVEVSEVAWVPLRELPSRLAYADERRLAQVAGDLIDTLHTDGPGALPPLPRSSPRRRAQTHSHTRNRRPDESTQPQPGRRANGCGQGP; from the coding sequence GTGTCGGAGGGCGAACAGGCCAAACCACGACGGCGCCGAGGAAGGCGCCGCGGCCGACGCTCGGCCGGGCCGCCCGAGGCCGGCGGCAAATCAGGCGCCAAGCCCACCACGCAGCCCATGACCCATCCCGCCGATGCCGACGCCAGCGCCCCCGTCGAGACACCCCGCCCGGCCCCGTCGACCAACTCCCACAAACCCGGCCCCACACGTCGCCCGGCGGACCGACTCCGCACCGTGCACGAGACATCAGCGGGCGGCCTGGTCATCGACGGTATCGACGGCCCCAAGGACCGGCAGGTCGCCGCGCTCATCGGCCGCCTCGACCGCCGCGGCCGCATGCTGTGGTCGCTGCCCAAGGGCCACATCGAGCTGGGTGAGACCGCCGAGCAGACCGCGATCCGCGAGGTCGCCGAGGAAACCGGCATCGAGGGCAGCGTGCTCGCCGCGCTCGGCAGCATCGACTACTGGTTCGTCACCGAGGGTCGCCGTGTGCACAAGACCGTCCACCACTACCTCATGCGGTTCCTCGGTGGGGAGCTCTGCGATGACGACGTCGAGGTCAGCGAGGTGGCCTGGGTGCCGCTTCGGGAACTTCCGTCGCGGCTGGCCTACGCCGACGAGCGCCGCCTCGCGCAGGTCGCTGGTGACCTGATCGACACACTTCACACCGACGGACCGGGCGCGCTGCCGCCCCTGCCGCGGAGCTCTCCGCGGCGGCGGGCGCAAACGCACTCCCACACCCGCAACCGTCGCCCCGACGAGTCCACTCAACCCCAACCTGGCCGGCGGGCGAACGGCTGCGGCCAGGGACCATGA
- a CDS encoding CCA tRNA nucleotidyltransferase encodes MRSLSPHAPLLSELGALFAGAGHQLYLVGGSVRDAVLERPVTDLDFTTDARPDAIKRIVSGWADGLWETGIEFGTIGLTKRKLRLEITTFRADSYDQVSRNPTVEFGDRLEDDLVRRDFKVNAMAVGITGDGIGEFFDPQDGLADATASVLDTPSAPEVSFGDDPLRMLRAARFVSQLGFTVAPRVYEAMQRMAGELGRITAERVAAELDKLLSGKDPVAGVDLMVQTGLGEIVLPEIGQMQMAIDEHHQHKDVYQHSLTVLRQAVDLEDSRESPDLVLRWAALMHDIGKPATRRHESDGGVSFHHHEVVGAKMTRKRMRALKYSKQMVDDVSQLVYLHLRFHGYADGTGTGKWTDSAVRRYVTDAGPLLPQLHKLVRADCTTRNKRRAARLQANYDDLEQRIAELAAKEDLARVRPDLDGNEIMSILGIQGGPVVGQAWNHLKELRMERGPLERDEAVAELLKWWNARG; translated from the coding sequence ATGCGGAGCCTGTCTCCGCACGCTCCGCTGCTCTCGGAGTTGGGCGCGCTGTTCGCGGGGGCCGGACACCAGCTGTACCTGGTCGGCGGCAGCGTGCGTGACGCCGTGCTCGAGCGGCCGGTGACCGACCTGGACTTCACCACCGACGCCCGCCCCGACGCCATCAAGCGCATCGTGAGCGGCTGGGCCGACGGTCTGTGGGAGACGGGCATCGAGTTCGGCACGATCGGCCTGACGAAGCGCAAGCTGCGCCTGGAGATCACCACGTTCCGCGCCGACAGCTATGACCAGGTGTCGCGGAACCCCACCGTCGAGTTCGGTGACCGGCTCGAGGACGACCTGGTGCGCCGCGACTTCAAGGTCAACGCCATGGCGGTCGGCATCACGGGCGACGGCATCGGCGAGTTCTTCGACCCGCAGGACGGGCTGGCCGACGCCACCGCCAGTGTGCTGGACACGCCGTCGGCGCCGGAGGTGTCGTTCGGCGACGATCCACTGCGCATGCTGCGCGCGGCGAGGTTCGTCTCCCAGCTGGGCTTCACCGTCGCCCCGCGGGTCTATGAGGCGATGCAGCGCATGGCCGGTGAACTCGGTCGCATCACCGCCGAACGCGTCGCCGCCGAACTGGACAAGCTGCTCTCCGGCAAGGACCCGGTGGCCGGTGTCGATCTGATGGTGCAGACCGGGCTCGGCGAGATCGTCCTGCCCGAGATCGGCCAGATGCAGATGGCGATCGACGAACACCATCAGCACAAGGACGTCTATCAGCACTCGCTGACCGTGCTGCGTCAGGCCGTCGACCTGGAGGACTCCAGGGAGAGCCCGGACCTGGTGTTGCGATGGGCGGCGTTGATGCACGACATCGGCAAGCCGGCCACCCGCAGGCACGAGTCCGACGGCGGCGTCAGCTTCCACCACCACGAGGTGGTTGGGGCGAAGATGACCCGCAAGCGGATGCGCGCGCTGAAGTACTCCAAGCAGATGGTCGACGATGTGTCCCAGCTGGTGTACCTGCACCTGCGCTTCCACGGTTACGCGGACGGCACTGGGACCGGCAAGTGGACCGACTCGGCGGTGCGGCGCTACGTCACCGACGCCGGGCCGCTGCTGCCGCAGCTGCACAAGCTGGTCCGCGCGGACTGCACCACCCGCAACAAGCGTCGCGCCGCCCGGCTGCAGGCCAACTACGACGATCTCGAGCAGCGGATCGCCGAGCTCGCCGCCAAGGAGGACCTGGCCAGGGTGCGCCCGGACCTCGACGGCAACGAGATCATGTCGATCCTCGGCATCCAGGGCGGACCGGTGGTCGGGCAGGCGTGGAACCACCTCAAGGAGTTGCGGATGGAGCGCGGGCCCCTCGAGCGCGACGAGGCTGTGGCCGAACTTCTGAAATGGTGGAACGCCAGAGGCTAG
- a CDS encoding pullulanase, which translates to MDYCVGDGDGGASMSAAEPNLDIDGDGTVDAFGLDFDGDGLADDALADLDGDGLADHAVFDLEEAGGQRFTDDGSGTWAVSVERGAQLRWFGLDGVESLGGPLVDFDGDGEVDDRLLDADHDGLADRVLTGAVAHVDTDGDGQWDVTLTDSDDDGLADSAG; encoded by the coding sequence GTGGACTACTGCGTTGGCGACGGCGACGGCGGGGCGAGCATGTCGGCGGCGGAGCCGAACCTCGACATCGACGGTGACGGCACCGTCGACGCGTTCGGGCTCGACTTCGACGGTGACGGGCTGGCGGACGACGCGCTGGCCGATCTCGACGGTGACGGGCTGGCCGACCACGCGGTGTTCGACCTCGAGGAGGCGGGCGGGCAGCGCTTCACCGATGACGGGTCGGGCACCTGGGCGGTGAGCGTGGAGCGCGGCGCGCAGCTGCGCTGGTTCGGCCTCGACGGCGTCGAGTCGCTGGGCGGGCCGCTGGTGGACTTCGACGGTGACGGTGAGGTCGATGACCGGTTGCTCGACGCCGACCATGACGGACTGGCCGACCGGGTGCTGACCGGTGCGGTCGCCCATGTCGACACCGATGGTGACGGGCAGTGGGACGTCACACTGACCGACTCCGATGACGACGGGTTGGCCGACTCGGCGGGTTAG
- a CDS encoding squalene cyclase — translation MVSDDVAAWLLDSDPALRWQVERDLLAAPEQVWRATRARVAEEGFGARMLALQDATGQWAGGAFFPAGFDFDTVEADGQPWTATTWSLNSLREWGLDPAVLRARRTPELIAEHSRWEYEDLPYWDGEVDCCINAWTLANGAWLGVDVTRLVDWFADHQLADGGWNCEWVEGSTRSSFHSTLNSLKGLLAHDSFAKTDTTRAVRRGGMEYLLTRGLRRRLSTGEPVGPWTNQFRYPHRWAYSVLNAADHFRAASLVDGTPPDPRLEDAIEIIRAARQSDGRWLQGPRLTGRVWFDVDVTEGEPSKWLTLFGTRVLSWWDER, via the coding sequence ATGGTGTCCGACGACGTGGCGGCCTGGCTTCTCGACTCGGACCCCGCGCTGCGTTGGCAGGTCGAACGCGATCTGTTGGCCGCTCCCGAGCAGGTGTGGCGGGCGACGCGGGCCCGGGTCGCCGAGGAGGGTTTCGGGGCGCGAATGCTCGCGCTCCAGGACGCCACCGGCCAGTGGGCTGGTGGGGCGTTCTTCCCCGCCGGATTCGACTTCGACACGGTGGAGGCTGACGGGCAGCCGTGGACGGCGACCACCTGGTCGCTGAACTCGCTGCGTGAGTGGGGCCTGGATCCTGCGGTGCTACGTGCCCGCCGCACACCGGAGCTGATCGCCGAGCACTCGCGCTGGGAGTACGAGGACCTGCCGTACTGGGATGGCGAGGTCGACTGCTGCATCAACGCGTGGACCCTGGCCAACGGAGCATGGCTGGGTGTCGACGTGACGCGTCTGGTCGACTGGTTCGCCGACCACCAACTGGCCGACGGTGGCTGGAACTGCGAATGGGTGGAGGGTTCGACGCGCTCGTCATTTCACTCGACGCTCAACTCGCTCAAGGGGTTGCTCGCCCACGACTCATTCGCGAAGACCGACACGACGCGGGCGGTGCGACGCGGCGGCATGGAGTACCTCCTGACGCGAGGACTGCGCCGACGACTGTCGACGGGCGAACCGGTGGGGCCGTGGACCAACCAGTTTCGGTATCCGCACCGCTGGGCCTACAGCGTCCTCAACGCCGCGGACCACTTCCGCGCGGCATCGCTCGTGGACGGGACGCCACCGGATCCGCGCCTTGAGGATGCCATCGAAATCATCAGGGCGGCAAGGCAATCCGACGGACGCTGGCTGCAGGGCCCACGACTAACCGGGCGGGTGTGGTTTGACGTCGACGTGACCGAGGGCGAGCCGTCGAAGTGGCTCACGCTGTTCGGGACGCGCGTGCTGTCCTGGTGGGACGAGCGCTAG
- a CDS encoding TIGR03084 family metal-binding protein, translating to MAGADAVVADLRAESDDLDAIVAGLTDEGWRTPTPAPGWTIAHQIAHLLWTDRVAVVSVTDEAGFADLLTEAAKNPTGFVDEGAEELAALPAAELLAQWRATRTRLHEELPRVTDGRKLPWFGPPMSAASMATARLMETWAHGLDVADALGVSRVPTARLRSIAHIGVRTRDFAFTVHGLTPPADPFLVELRAPDGSTWSWGPADATQRVTGSAEDFCMLVTQRRPRADLDVTAIGDDAARWLTIAQAFAGPPGAGRD from the coding sequence ATGGCTGGAGCCGACGCGGTGGTCGCCGACCTTCGGGCCGAGAGCGACGATCTCGACGCAATCGTCGCCGGGCTGACCGATGAGGGCTGGCGCACCCCGACCCCCGCCCCGGGTTGGACCATCGCCCACCAGATCGCACACCTGCTGTGGACGGACCGGGTGGCGGTTGTCTCCGTCACCGACGAGGCGGGTTTCGCCGATCTGCTGACCGAGGCCGCCAAGAACCCCACCGGTTTCGTCGACGAGGGCGCCGAGGAACTGGCCGCGCTGCCGGCCGCCGAGCTGCTGGCACAGTGGCGCGCCACCCGCACCCGGCTACATGAAGAGCTGCCCCGCGTCACCGACGGTCGCAAGCTGCCCTGGTTCGGACCGCCCATGAGCGCGGCCTCGATGGCGACGGCGCGGCTCATGGAGACCTGGGCGCACGGCCTCGACGTCGCCGACGCGCTCGGGGTGAGCCGGGTGCCCACCGCGCGGTTGCGCTCGATCGCACACATCGGGGTCCGCACCCGCGACTTCGCGTTCACCGTGCACGGACTCACTCCGCCGGCCGACCCGTTCCTGGTCGAACTGCGCGCCCCCGACGGGTCGACGTGGTCGTGGGGTCCCGCCGACGCCACGCAGCGCGTCACCGGGTCGGCGGAGGACTTCTGCATGCTGGTCACGCAGCGCAGGCCGCGCGCCGATCTCGACGTGACGGCCATCGGCGACGACGCGGCGCGGTGGCTGACCATCGCGCAGGCATTCGCCGGTCCACCCGGAGCCGGTCGGGACTAG
- a CDS encoding MFS transporter: protein MADARGHLAVLRSLRGMTEFRRLLELRAVSQFGDGLFQAALAGALLFNPERAVGPWAIAGAFAVLFLPYSILGPFAGALLDRWDRRLVLVGANVARLMLMLVVATLLTVGAGDLPILCGALIVNGFTRFVSSGLSAALPHVVPRDQVVTMNSVATACGAVAAFLGAYFMLLPRWLFGSGDTGGSVIIYLAAIPVALALVFSIRFKPHVLGPDHTLRAVHGSVAYVVATGWGYGLRTVASVPTVAATLTGLASHRVVFGINTLLVLILVRHSGSHDVAGLGTVVLFVGAAGLGSFLATLVTPSAVRRWGRYATVNGALAVAAVIQLVGSGLYLPLMIGCGFLLGALGQVVKLCADTAMQIDVDDALRGHVFTVQDSLFWVAFIGAIAASANFIPDDGDSPGLALAGVVAYLVGLAAHAAIGRRGRASGAPV from the coding sequence GTGGCTGACGCTCGAGGACACCTAGCCGTACTGCGGTCGCTGCGCGGCATGACCGAGTTCCGGCGCCTTCTCGAACTGCGCGCGGTCAGCCAGTTCGGCGACGGCCTGTTTCAGGCTGCCCTGGCCGGCGCGCTGCTGTTCAACCCCGAGCGCGCCGTCGGACCGTGGGCCATCGCGGGCGCGTTCGCGGTGCTGTTCCTGCCCTATTCGATTCTCGGCCCGTTCGCAGGCGCGCTGCTGGACCGGTGGGACCGCCGCCTGGTGCTGGTCGGCGCCAACGTGGCACGACTCATGCTCATGCTCGTGGTGGCCACGCTGTTGACGGTGGGCGCGGGCGACCTGCCGATCCTGTGCGGCGCGCTGATCGTCAATGGGTTCACCCGGTTCGTGTCCTCGGGGCTGTCCGCCGCGCTGCCGCACGTGGTGCCCCGCGATCAGGTCGTCACGATGAACTCGGTGGCCACCGCGTGCGGCGCGGTCGCGGCGTTCCTCGGTGCCTACTTCATGCTGCTTCCGCGGTGGCTGTTCGGCTCGGGTGACACCGGGGGGTCGGTGATCATCTACCTGGCTGCGATACCGGTGGCACTCGCGCTGGTGTTCTCCATCCGGTTCAAGCCGCACGTGCTCGGCCCCGACCACACGCTGCGTGCGGTGCACGGCTCGGTCGCCTACGTGGTGGCGACGGGTTGGGGCTACGGACTGCGCACCGTCGCCTCCGTGCCGACAGTCGCGGCCACGCTGACCGGGCTGGCCTCGCACCGGGTGGTGTTCGGCATCAACACGTTGCTGGTGCTGATCCTGGTCCGGCACAGCGGCAGCCACGACGTCGCGGGCCTCGGCACCGTCGTGCTGTTCGTCGGGGCGGCCGGTCTCGGCTCGTTCCTCGCCACGCTGGTGACGCCGAGCGCGGTTCGGCGGTGGGGCCGCTACGCGACCGTCAACGGAGCGCTGGCCGTGGCCGCGGTGATCCAACTCGTCGGCTCTGGGCTGTATCTGCCGTTGATGATTGGGTGCGGCTTCCTGCTCGGCGCCCTGGGCCAGGTGGTCAAGTTGTGCGCCGACACGGCCATGCAGATCGACGTCGACGACGCGTTGCGCGGTCACGTGTTCACGGTGCAGGACTCGTTGTTCTGGGTGGCGTTCATCGGCGCGATCGCAGCGTCCGCCAACTTCATTCCCGATGACGGGGACTCACCCGGCCTGGCGCTGGCCGGGGTCGTCGCCTACCTCGTCGGGCTTGCCGCGCACGCGGCGATCGGCAGGCGCGGCAGGGCGTCGGGCGCACCGGTCTAG
- a CDS encoding YqgE/AlgH family protein: protein MAQSDEPEDFLAPAAHRVRAGTLLLANTDLLEPTFRRSVIYVVEHNDGGTLGVVLNRPSETAVHNVLPQWADLAIKPKTMFVGGPVKRDAALCLATMRAGIDPSEVPGLRHVQGRIAMVDLDAEPESIAAVVEGVRIYAGYSGWTIGQLEGEIERDDWIVLSALPSDVLVEARVDLWSRVLRRQPLPLSLLATHPIDVSRN, encoded by the coding sequence GTGGCGCAGTCAGACGAGCCGGAGGACTTCCTTGCCCCCGCAGCGCATCGGGTCCGCGCGGGAACGCTGCTACTCGCCAACACCGATCTGCTGGAACCCACCTTCCGCCGCAGCGTGATCTATGTCGTTGAGCACAATGACGGCGGCACGCTGGGCGTGGTGTTGAACCGGCCCAGCGAGACGGCCGTCCACAACGTGCTGCCGCAGTGGGCCGACCTGGCGATCAAACCCAAGACCATGTTCGTCGGCGGTCCGGTCAAGCGGGATGCCGCGCTGTGCCTGGCGACGATGCGCGCGGGTATCGACCCCTCCGAGGTGCCGGGGTTGCGGCACGTGCAGGGTCGGATCGCGATGGTCGATCTGGATGCCGAACCCGAGTCGATCGCCGCCGTCGTGGAGGGTGTGCGGATCTACGCGGGCTACTCGGGCTGGACAATCGGCCAGCTCGAGGGCGAGATCGAGCGGGACGACTGGATCGTGTTGTCGGCGTTGCCCTCGGACGTGCTCGTCGAAGCGCGGGTGGATCTCTGGTCGCGGGTGCTGCGTCGTCAGCCGCTTCCGTTGTCGCTGTTGGCGACCCATCCGATCGACGTCAGCCGCAACTAG
- a CDS encoding LpqN/LpqT family lipoprotein: MFANARRWGLVTGGVAAGVAGVVGFAGTTASAEPTLPLPPQPAPATVTQTITVQAGAPAAPVAPVTPDIAPVAAAAQAPGAVPAAGLNAAAPAVPVAVAPTILPAASGTLSDFFKEHNVTLEPQVSNGFKALNIVLPMPQGWAHVPDPNVPDAFAVLADRVGGDGLYTSNAALVVYKLVGDFDPKEAISHGFIESQQLPAWRSTDGSLADFGGMPSSIIEGTYRQNNLTLNTSRRHVIAQSGPDRYLVTLSVTTSAQVSVAAGDATDAIVNGFRVTSPDAAQPAPPPAPGAPAAAPAPLLPGLPS, translated from the coding sequence ATGTTCGCGAATGCCCGCCGTTGGGGGCTTGTCACAGGAGGCGTCGCCGCGGGTGTCGCAGGCGTCGTCGGATTCGCGGGTACCACTGCGTCCGCCGAGCCGACCCTGCCGCTTCCCCCGCAGCCTGCGCCCGCCACCGTGACGCAGACGATCACGGTGCAGGCCGGCGCCCCCGCGGCACCCGTCGCACCGGTCACGCCGGACATCGCACCGGTTGCGGCAGCGGCACAGGCGCCCGGCGCCGTGCCCGCCGCGGGCCTCAACGCGGCCGCCCCGGCGGTCCCCGTCGCGGTTGCGCCGACCATTCTCCCGGCGGCCTCCGGCACGCTCAGTGACTTCTTCAAGGAACACAACGTCACGCTCGAGCCGCAGGTCAGCAACGGGTTCAAGGCGCTGAACATCGTGCTTCCGATGCCGCAGGGCTGGGCTCATGTGCCCGATCCCAATGTCCCCGACGCGTTCGCGGTGCTCGCCGACCGCGTCGGCGGCGACGGCCTCTACACCTCCAATGCGGCCCTGGTGGTCTACAAGCTCGTCGGCGACTTCGACCCGAAGGAGGCCATCAGCCACGGCTTCATCGAGAGCCAGCAGCTGCCGGCCTGGCGCAGCACCGACGGGTCGCTCGCGGACTTCGGCGGCATGCCGTCGTCGATCATCGAGGGCACCTACCGCCAGAACAACCTCACCCTCAACACATCGCGCAGGCATGTCATCGCGCAGTCCGGTCCGGATCGCTACCTGGTGACCCTGTCGGTGACCACCAGTGCGCAGGTGTCGGTGGCCGCGGGTGACGCGACCGATGCGATCGTCAACGGCTTCCGGGTGACCTCACCGGACGCCGCGCAGCCCGCCCCGCCGCCGGCCCCCGGCGCACCCGCGGCCGCTCCGGCGCCCCTGCTGCCCGGCCTGCCCAGCTAG